The DNA region CACACCGCCGGACACGGGGCGGAACCGACGGCGGGCCGCGACTTCACCCCCGCGCTGGGCCGGTTCGCCCCGCCCCGCTACTACGACTCCGTGATCGCCCTGACCCGGGAGCGGCTGTGGCGCGGGCTGCTCGCCATGCACGCGGCGCCGCGGCCCGGCGAGGTGGTCCTCGACGTGGGCACCGGCACCGGCTCGCTCGCCCTGCTGGTGAAACGGATCGAACCGCAGGCCCGGGTGGTCGCCGTCGACCCCGACCGCGAGGTGCTGGCGCTGGCGCGGCGCAAGGCGGACGCGCGCGGTGCGGAGGTCGAGTGGCGGGTGGGCATGGGCGACGCGCTGACGGACGTCCTCGGCGCGGGCTCGGTGGACACGGTCGTCTCCGGCCTGGTGCTCCACCAGTGCCCCGTCCCGGTGAAGCGGGCGATCCTCGCGTCGATGGCCGAGGTGCTGCGGCCCGGGGGGAGGCTGGTGATCGCCGACTTCGGGTTCCAGCGGACGCCGTTGATGCGGCTGGCGTTCCGGGTGGTGCAGCTGGCGGACGGGAAGGCCGACACCCAGCCCAACGCCGACGGCGTCCTGCCGGGGCTGATCGCCGGGGCCGGGTTCGGGGACGTCCGCGAGGCCGAGGTGGTCTCAACGGTCAACGGTTCGATCTCCGTCTACGTCGCCCGGCGCGGCTGACGGGTGCAGGGCGCGCAGGACGGCCGAGGGCGTGAGACCGATCATCTCGCGCATCTGCCGGCTGAGGTGCGCCTGGTCGGCGAAGCCCCCGGTGCTCGCGGCCTCGGCGAGCGACTGCCCCTCGCACAGGGCGTCGGCCGCGCGGGCCAGTCGCCGCCAGATCCGCCAGCGGGCGAGCGGCATGCCCAGCTCCTGCCGGGCCAGGGCGCGCAGGCGCTGGGGCGAGAGCCCGACCCGGGCGGCGAGGTCCGGCATCGGCAGGCTCCGGACCGCCAGCAGGTCCAGCGCCGCCGAGAGCCGGGGGTCGAGCCGGTCGGAGGGGCGTCCGCCGGCGTTCCGCAGGTCCGACTCCCGGAGGTGGCGCAGCTCGTGGGCCTCGGTGACGCCGTCGCCGCAGCGGTCGCGCAGCCGGTCCGCGAAGGCGCAGTGCGGGTCGACGAAGAACGTCCGCAGCTGCGGCACCGCGAGCATGCGGTGCCGCACCATCGGGGGGACGACCAGTGCCGCGGCCCGGTGGCGGGTGCCGTGGGCGTCGACCACGGTGACCTCGCCCCGGACCGCGATGGCGATCTGGAAGGCGGCGTGCCGGTGGAGGCTGCCGTCGGCCGTCGCCCGGCCCTGGAAGCACGCGTACCCGTGTCCCACCGCGAAGCACGGCGCCACCTGTTCACTCCCTGCCCCCATGTCCCCGATCCTGCCAGTCGGTCGCCGCTCCGGCGAGGCCGGGCCCGCGGTGGTCCCCCGGGCCGCGTGCCCGCCCCGCCGGGGGCGGTCCGGTCAGGGGCAGCGCTTCCAGGCGAGGTGGTAGACCGTGTTGACGCTGCCGTCGGTGGAGTCCATGGTCATGAAGCTGGTGGTCCTGGTGGTGTCCGAGGTGCCGGCGCTGACCCGGATCTCGGTGTTGATGTTGAAGTTGCGGAGCTCTCCGCAGGGCGCCCAGACCAGGGCGGCGACGGCGACGGTGTCGGTCGCCTGCCAGCTGTCGTCGAGGGTCCCGGCGAACCGGTGGCTGAGCGAGGCGGTCTCGGGCGAGCCCTGGAAGTAGTAGTTGGCCTTCTGGACGGCGCTCGCGCCCTTCTCCAGGTGGGCGAAGCCGCGGTAGTCGGCGGAGGCGATCGCGTAGGTGAAGCCCTGCGGCACGTGGACGTTGAGGTTCAGCTGACAGTTCTTCCGGAAGTCGGTGGGCTTGGAGCCGAGGCCGACCTGCGCCACGTACTGGCTGTAGGTCACGGTGAAGGCCGTGTTGTCCGGGGAGATCGCGATCGCGGCCGTTCCGGCCGGGCAGCCGGAGCCGTTGACGGTGGCGACGTCGATGACGATCTTGTCCGGCGGAGGGGTGGTCCAGCCGGTGGCGGTGGCACCGGCGGTGCCGGCCGACGAGGTGGCGAGCAGTGCCGCGGCGGCGGCGCCGACGGCCATGAGGCGTACGTTCACGGGCGTTTCCTTCCGTTCGACCGCCGACTCCCGGTGACGCACCCCCACGTGCGGACCCGGCCGGCTTGTCACGTACATGTCAGCACGCCGACTCCACCTCGTACAGGGGAGCGAAACAGCGCACCCCGAAGCGCCGGGGCGGGCCCACCGGCGCCCGCCCCCGCGTCCGCGCCCCTCCCGGCCAGCCGATGAGCATTCCAACGCGCTCTCGCCGAAGGCCTTTCGGCGGAATCCCCATGCACGAGGGCGCCGGAGGAAATCCGCAGCGCGGAATGGCAGGAGGGAAGAGCGGGACGATTCACCGCTGTCCGGAGATCCCGGAGGGAGGACCTCCGTCCTCGGAGGCGTGGACGGGGGGATGAATCCGCTCCCCGCCACTCTCAACTTATAACCCATCAGGGGACTTGCGGCAA from Kitasatospora sp. NBC_00458 includes:
- a CDS encoding DUF4360 domain-containing protein: MAVGAAAAALLATSSAGTAGATATGWTTPPPDKIVIDVATVNGSGCPAGTAAIAISPDNTAFTVTYSQYVAQVGLGSKPTDFRKNCQLNLNVHVPQGFTYAIASADYRGFAHLEKGASAVQKANYYFQGSPETASLSHRFAGTLDDSWQATDTVAVAALVWAPCGELRNFNINTEIRVSAGTSDTTRTTSFMTMDSTDGSVNTVYHLAWKRCP
- a CDS encoding helix-turn-helix domain-containing protein; its protein translation is MGAGSEQVAPCFAVGHGYACFQGRATADGSLHRHAAFQIAIAVRGEVTVVDAHGTRHRAAALVVPPMVRHRMLAVPQLRTFFVDPHCAFADRLRDRCGDGVTEAHELRHLRESDLRNAGGRPSDRLDPRLSAALDLLAVRSLPMPDLAARVGLSPQRLRALARQELGMPLARWRIWRRLARAADALCEGQSLAEAASTGGFADQAHLSRQMREMIGLTPSAVLRALHPSAAPGDVDGDRTVDR
- a CDS encoding class I SAM-dependent methyltransferase yields the protein MTEHTIEHTTGHLPEHTTEHTAEHTAEHTAGHGAEPTAGRDFTPALGRFAPPRYYDSVIALTRERLWRGLLAMHAAPRPGEVVLDVGTGTGSLALLVKRIEPQARVVAVDPDREVLALARRKADARGAEVEWRVGMGDALTDVLGAGSVDTVVSGLVLHQCPVPVKRAILASMAEVLRPGGRLVIADFGFQRTPLMRLAFRVVQLADGKADTQPNADGVLPGLIAGAGFGDVREAEVVSTVNGSISVYVARRG